TTATCAGCTTGCGGTGTTCTTATTTGAAAACAGTGTTCGGGTTTCGGTTATAAACCCATTGGTTATTAAACGATTTATACAAATGAAACTACAACATAACAAAACTGATAAAAGCGATGCCAAAATGATCGTGATGTATGCACAGGAACAAAGTCTGAACTTATGGAAACCCCTACCGGGATTCATTGATAAATGTAAGGATCTGCATACAACAATCAATTTGTACCACAAACAAAGTACGGCGTTAAAGAACAAATTGCACGGCTTTATCGACAAAGGCATTAAAGGAAGGGTCGTAACATCGTTAAAACGTCAGATCCGTCAAGTAAAATCCGAAATTCTATTGCTTGAAAAAGAAATCGAAGCGATAATCAAAGAACATGAACAGGAGCTATTGTCCAACCTCACATCGATCCCAGGAATAGGTAAGAAAACCGCTATCATACTGATTGTTTCTACCAATGGATTTAGAACTTTCGAAAATGCCAAGCAGCTATCGGCTTTCTTTGGACTTTCCCCAGTTATTACTTCGTCAGGTACAAGTATCAGGGGAAAAGCAAGAATATCTAAAAAAGGAAATCCAATAGTACGTAACCATTTATTTATGTGCAGCTTTACAGCATGTACCAAAAACATGCAATGCAAGGCCCTTTTCGATCGGCTAGTGGACAAAGGGAAATCTAAGAAGCTAGCGTTGATTGCCGTTACAAATAAACTCCTTTCTCAATCTTTGGCGATTGCCAAATCTGGAGTGAGATACCATCCGGATTATAGATCTACTCTAAGAATGAAATAATTTTTCTTTTCGAATCTGCCTCCCTAAAATAAAAGGTAGTTCGTAAAGAAAAATTATGGCAAAATAACTAGGTTTTTACCTTAGTTCTTTGTTATGCCTTGTTTTTCCTTATCAATCAGTTAATTATCACAGTATTTAACAAAGTCAAATCATACTTTTCTCCTTCGTCAATCAAATCCCCACAAATCTCCAAATCAGACATGTTTTCGAGTCTATTTTCGTCTGTTTTACTCAAAAAAGTTGCAATCATCTTGCGAGTCTTGCCATTCAAGTCAATCTGTGTCGAGATATATTTATGTCCACCACCAGCTCCTGTCGATTTTATATCATATTTGGCTATACATACTTTAAAGTCAATCGCTTTTAGCATATCCTGATTTATTATATACAATGTATCTCCTGATTCATTTTCATAAATCCAGTTTTTGAGCTTTAAAGATTCTAAATGGTTATCAAAATCAGATTCGTTATCAAACAATTCTCCAAGTTTGTCACGAATATCAATATAGTAGGATTGGTAGTCCTTAGATTTTAAAAAATCAACGATATGTTTTTCTTTGTCAGTCATTTTTAATCTTGAAAATCCCTTCCAATCTTTTCGTTAAATATTTCGATACTTTTTTCTATCAAATCAAGAGGTACATCCACTTTTTCGGAAAAGAACTCAATTTGTCTTTTTGAATCATTTCTAAATATCTCGACAATCATAGAATTTGAAGACTTTTCCCAAATCTCAAGACCAATCCCATCGCGAATTACATCACTTGCAATAATCAATTCATATTCTTTTTTATCGATTGTCAATTTCATTTTGTAGGTCTCTCATTAAATAAGGCATAACGGCTCGCATAAGAATATGTAGCCGACTGCGGTGCAGAAACTCTCAAACTACAAGACAGTTGAAGCGGGCCAAAACCCCTTAATTTACTGCTATTTCGGCTATTATTTTTATGCATCCTAAGTTTACAAATTATTATCTTAAAGAATTAACTAAAGAACGAAAGAATGGAGCAAGGTTATTTTATACATTGGGTATTCAAACTCGTCAACAATGAAGATCCCCACTCTTTCACTACTTGAATACGATTAGTTCTCTGGGCCATTAGAGCCTGTTTTTAGGTTGCTATATCAAAGTAGCTTCGTTCTTTAATAAATCTTTTACTATGAATAAAAATACACATTTTATCGGAATCGACATTTCCAAAAAAGTATTTGATGTATGGAGTACCAAATTTGGGCACAAACAGTTTAAAAACACTCCTGAAGGATTTGCTGAATTACTTCTATTACTTTCCCCACAAAGCTGGTGTGTAATGGAATATACTGGCAATTATTATTATCAGCTTGCGGTGTTCTTATTTGAAAACAGTGTTCGGGTTTCGGTTATAAACCCATTGGTTATTAAACGATTTATACAAATGAAACTACAACATAACAAAACTGATAAAAGCGATGCCAAAATGATCGTGATGTATGCACAGGAACAAAGTCTGAACTTATGGAAACCCCTACCGGGATTCATTGATAAATGTAAGGATCTGCATACAACAATCAATTTGTACCACAAACAAAGTACGGCGTTAAAGAACAAATTGCACGGCTTTATCGACAAAGGCATTAAAGGAAGGGTCGTAA
This genomic interval from uncultured Marinifilum sp. contains the following:
- a CDS encoding IS110 family transposase, with protein sequence MNKNTHFIGIDISKKVFDVWSTKFGHKQFKNTPEGFAELLLLLSPQSWCVMEYTGNYYYQLAVFLFENSVRVSVINPLVIKRFIQMKLQHNKTDKSDAKMIVMYAQEQSLNLWKPLPGFIDKCKDLHTTINLYHKQSTALKNKLHGFIDKGIKGRVVTSLKRQIRQVKSEILLLEKEIEAIIKEHEQELLSNLTSIPGIGKKTAIILIVSTNGFRTFENAKQLSAFFGLSPVITSSGTSIRGKARISKKGNPIVRNHLFMCSFTACTKNMQCKALFDRLVDKGKSKKLALIAVTNKLLSQSLAIAKSGVRYHPDYRSTLRMK